From the Bacteroidia bacterium genome, one window contains:
- a CDS encoding secondary thiamine-phosphate synthase enzyme YjbQ — MDQYIITLAARNRGFHLVTEELLSQLPVLSEYTVGLAHFHILHTSASLSVNENADPTVRSDMERWYSTAVPDGATDFRHRLEGDDDMPAHIKASLIGSSLLLPVRAGRLLLGTWQGIYLGEHRNAGGPRRVAVTLTGDKR; from the coding sequence ATGGATCAGTATATCATCACGCTCGCTGCCCGAAACAGGGGTTTTCACCTCGTGACCGAGGAATTACTTTCTCAACTTCCCGTGTTGAGCGAGTATACCGTGGGACTGGCCCATTTTCATATCCTTCACACCTCCGCGTCATTGTCGGTAAATGAAAATGCAGACCCCACGGTCCGTTCTGATATGGAGCGCTGGTATAGCACCGCCGTGCCGGACGGAGCGACAGATTTCAGACACAGGCTGGAAGGTGATGACGACATGCCCGCGCATATCAAGGCATCGCTCATCGGCAGTAGCCTTCTGCTGCCAGTACGTGCGGGCCGCCTGTTGCTGGGTACCTGGCAGGGCATCTATCTTGGTGAGCACAGGAATGCCGGTGGTCCCCGCCGCGTTGCGGTGACGCTCACGGGCGACAAGAGGTGA
- a CDS encoding carbon-nitrogen hydrolase family protein, protein MRLILTQPQLKAFDNAFNRDAVYRALDEAHDGFMKDDIILLPEHIFFTNDAEEYLHEIRNIAAQTGSTVVGGSFHEINDSFRRNTGAVIAADGSILCNYDKLRPYADERNRVEPGERLGQCVIGGRRVLVLICADFWFSDLYGKVKELPELVLVPALSITRKPSPDYSREMWRHLAVSRAYEFGVYVGISDWGEDSLLPVHRCSGVGGFANAASDDVQAFFTAVGQDRLQAITLDFDQLDAFRSDREARGFFRKGNSGQ, encoded by the coding sequence ATGCGCCTTATTCTTACCCAACCCCAACTGAAGGCTTTCGATAATGCGTTCAATCGTGATGCTGTGTATCGTGCGCTCGATGAAGCGCATGACGGTTTTATGAAGGATGACATTATCCTCCTTCCTGAGCATATCTTCTTCACCAATGACGCCGAAGAGTACTTGCACGAGATTCGAAACATCGCCGCGCAGACCGGCAGCACGGTAGTCGGTGGATCATTTCACGAAATCAATGACTCCTTTCGCCGCAACACAGGTGCCGTGATCGCGGCGGATGGCAGCATCCTGTGCAATTACGATAAACTTCGTCCGTATGCGGACGAGCGAAACCGTGTCGAGCCAGGAGAGCGCCTCGGACAGTGCGTCATTGGCGGAAGACGCGTGCTTGTGCTTATCTGCGCGGATTTCTGGTTCAGCGATCTGTACGGGAAGGTGAAGGAACTACCGGAATTGGTCCTTGTGCCGGCACTGTCGATTACGCGTAAACCATCACCCGACTATTCCCGGGAGATGTGGCGGCACCTGGCTGTGAGCCGCGCATACGAGTTCGGCGTGTATGTCGGTATCAGCGACTGGGGTGAGGATTCGCTGCTGCCTGTGCATCGCTGCAGCGGCGTGGGTGGCTTCGCGAATGCGGCGTCAGATGATGTACAAGCGTTTTTTACTGCCGTCGGACAAGACCGCCTGCAAGCAATCACCCTCGATTTCGATCAACTGGATGCATTCCGCAGCGACCGCGAAGCCCGGGGATTTTTCCGGAAAGGCAATTCAGGGCAGTAG